AAATAGCCTTTTTTAATTTCTTCACGTTTCCGGCCTATATCTGGGCTTTCTGCTATCATTTGCAGCTTTTTTTCAATAAGCTTTAAGTAAAGGATGGTCTGTTCTTTACCAAATTCTTCAAGTGAATAGGCTTTGAT
The DNA window shown above is from uncultured Desulfobacter sp. and carries:
- a CDS encoding type II toxin-antitoxin system RelE/ParE family toxin, which produces MIQYILSPNAQKSLRDIKAYSLEEFGKEQTILYLKLIEKKLQMIAESPDIGRKREEIKKGYLSFGSCCVSGA